The following proteins are co-located in the bacterium genome:
- a CDS encoding FadR/GntR family transcriptional regulator: protein MQADLGPVRKTKVYAEVAAQIQRLIAEGRLKPGDKLPPERELAEIFGVSRSSVRDAIRVLEVQGLVEPRHGDGTLVREIPIDRLVRPLADALTAGKDRLADLFDMRKMLEPPLARAAAFRATDDDVRALEQIVERQTRRVRAGELALEDDNEFHYRIATAAKNQVVLRTMDVLMDLLRDSRARSLQGPGRAEKSLEGHRRILDAIRRRDPDAAAQRMRGHIEEIEGTLFPESRAAGGREAAGGPARDGTESPAGSRG from the coding sequence ATCCAGGCCGATCTTGGTCCCGTCAGGAAGACCAAGGTCTATGCCGAGGTCGCCGCGCAGATTCAGCGCCTGATCGCCGAGGGACGTCTCAAGCCCGGCGACAAGCTTCCCCCCGAACGTGAACTGGCGGAGATTTTCGGCGTCAGCCGCAGCTCCGTCCGCGATGCGATCCGCGTGCTCGAGGTGCAGGGACTCGTCGAGCCCCGGCATGGGGACGGCACCCTCGTCCGCGAGATTCCGATCGATCGCCTCGTCCGGCCGCTCGCCGACGCGCTGACCGCCGGCAAGGACCGCCTCGCCGATCTGTTCGACATGCGCAAAATGCTCGAACCGCCGCTGGCTCGGGCCGCGGCGTTCCGGGCGACGGACGACGACGTGCGCGCGCTCGAGCAGATCGTGGAGCGCCAGACCCGGCGGGTCCGGGCCGGCGAACTCGCCCTCGAGGACGACAACGAGTTCCACTACCGCATCGCCACGGCCGCCAAGAACCAGGTCGTGCTGCGAACGATGGACGTGCTGATGGACCTGCTGCGCGACAGCCGCGCGCGCTCGCTGCAGGGTCCCGGCCGCGCCGAGAAGTCCCTCGAGGGCCATCGCCGGATACTGGACGCGATCCGCCGGCGGGATCCCGACGCCGCGGCGCAGCGCATGCGCGGGCACATCGAGGAGATCGAAGGAACGCTGTTTCCGGAGAGCC